The following proteins are co-located in the Desulfobacterales bacterium genome:
- a CDS encoding DUF1566 domain-containing protein, whose product MKPLVKKRSSQVIMIFFLCILILTGATLAFDFSPAHAQDSGQIESYSLKQIYKKLESLGEYIKSKAPAPKTGQSESSARGDDGDLQKGVPWPEPRFADNGNGTVTDNLTGLVWLKDANPCGKKTWSQALTFCNNLSNGRAGLRDASSPGDWRLPNIRELYSLVDFSQFNPAMPPGHPFDNKQSSLYWSSTVDIGSAAGAWLVNFYRGYVGVYYQAGEYYVHPVRSGP is encoded by the coding sequence ATGTATTTTAATTTTAACCGGCGCTACATTGGCTTTCGATTTTTCACCGGCGCATGCTCAGGATTCCGGACAGATTGAATCCTATTCCCTGAAGCAGATTTACAAAAAACTCGAATCCCTGGGCGAATACATAAAGTCAAAGGCCCCGGCGCCTAAAACCGGCCAGTCCGAATCCTCGGCCCGCGGCGATGACGGAGACCTGCAAAAAGGGGTGCCCTGGCCGGAACCGCGATTTGCAGATAACGGCAACGGCACGGTCACCGATAACCTCACCGGCCTGGTCTGGTTAAAGGATGCCAACCCCTGCGGCAAAAAAACCTGGTCTCAAGCGCTAACCTTCTGCAACAACCTGTCAAACGGTCGGGCCGGCCTTCGGGACGCATCCTCTCCCGGCGACTGGCGGCTGCCCAATATCCGCGAGCTTTACAGCCTGGTGGATTTTTCCCAGTTCAACCCGGCGATGCCGCCCGGCCATCCGTTTGACAATAAGCAATCCTCCCTTTATTGGTCTTCCACGGTGGATATCGGCAGTGCGGCCGGCGCCTGGCTGGTCAATTTCTACCGCGGCTATGTGGGTGTCTATTATCAGGCCGGCGAATATTATGTGCACCCGGTGCGCTCGGGGCCGTAA
- a CDS encoding ATP-binding protein, whose translation MIKKEQLKQIIRDFHLQDKFNVLARDISVPLNTGKIITIMGVRRSGKTSILFDTINQLADQIDKTRILYLNFEDERLELSADELDLILAAYRELYPEQVLKDCYLFFDEIQNAEKYAEKWERFIRRCYDTVTRNIFVTGSNSRLLSSEIATSLRGRTLPLEVFPLSFAEYLRFKRIEVDLYSSRQLAFIANAQYAYLRHGGFPETLFVDEKHRIPMLQEYFNVLVYRDLAERYGIQNITALKYFLKRLVASTTGQISVHKIYNELKSAGIKVGKNTLYEFLEHAASVYLSIILYRYDTSLIAREMGEKKVYAIDTGLCDAIEYRFSEDLGKSLENAVFLELRRSGQALFYYRSDASECDFLLLDRGRVTGAIQVCYDPGRKETKNRELKGLAEACTRFGLDKGVVITAEDEDQFEWNGLHVTMLPFRAWCQTLNCELSP comes from the coding sequence ATGATAAAGAAAGAACAGCTAAAGCAAATTATTCGGGATTTTCATCTCCAGGACAAATTCAATGTATTGGCAAGGGATATCAGCGTCCCGCTAAATACCGGAAAGATCATTACCATTATGGGGGTCCGGCGCAGCGGAAAGACCTCTATTCTGTTTGATACGATAAACCAGCTCGCCGATCAAATTGACAAAACCCGAATCCTCTATCTTAATTTTGAAGACGAGCGGCTGGAGCTGTCCGCTGACGAGCTTGATCTGATCCTGGCCGCCTACCGTGAGCTTTACCCGGAGCAGGTGCTGAAAGACTGTTACCTGTTTTTTGACGAGATTCAGAATGCAGAAAAGTATGCAGAAAAATGGGAACGATTTATCCGCAGATGTTACGATACGGTCACCCGCAATATTTTTGTCACCGGCTCCAATTCCCGGCTGCTAAGCTCTGAGATCGCCACCAGTCTTCGCGGCCGCACATTGCCGCTGGAGGTTTTTCCGCTTTCATTTGCCGAATACCTCCGTTTCAAAAGAATTGAGGTGGATCTTTATTCCTCACGGCAACTGGCTTTCATCGCAAATGCCCAATACGCCTATCTGCGGCACGGCGGATTCCCGGAAACCCTTTTTGTGGACGAAAAACATCGAATTCCGATGCTTCAGGAATATTTTAACGTGCTGGTGTACCGGGACCTTGCGGAGCGCTATGGGATTCAAAATATAACCGCGCTGAAGTATTTTTTAAAGCGGCTGGTGGCTTCCACGACGGGTCAGATATCTGTTCACAAGATATACAATGAGCTTAAGTCAGCCGGCATAAAAGTGGGGAAAAACACCCTTTATGAGTTTTTGGAACACGCCGCCAGCGTGTATCTGAGCATTATCCTGTACCGGTATGATACATCCCTGATCGCCCGGGAGATGGGCGAAAAAAAAGTGTATGCCATTGATACCGGCCTTTGCGATGCCATTGAATACCGGTTTTCGGAAGATTTGGGCAAGTCCCTGGAAAACGCCGTATTTCTGGAATTAAGACGGAGCGGGCAGGCGCTTTTTTATTATCGAAGTGATGCCAGTGAATGCGATTTTCTGCTCTTGGACAGGGGGCGGGTAACCGGCGCTATCCAGGTTTGTTATGATCCCGGCCGCAAAGAAACAAAAAATCGGGAGCTCAAAGGATTGGCTGAGGCCTGCACCCGCTTCGGCCTTGACAAAGGCGTCGTTATTACAGCGGAAGATGAGGACCAGTTCGAATGGAACGGATTGCACGTAACCATGCTTCCTTTTCGAGCATGGTGTCAAACCTTGAATTGTGAATTATCCCCTTAA
- a CDS encoding ribbon-helix-helix protein, CopG family translates to MKTSSITIRLDQDLACLLSKVSQRSGKSRSTIAREAIKRQLRLESFEEIRRRVLPEAEARGYFTDEDVFSTTS, encoded by the coding sequence ATGAAAACGTCAAGCATTACCATCAGATTGGACCAGGACTTGGCCTGCCTGCTATCCAAGGTCAGCCAGCGATCAGGGAAAAGTAGAAGTACGATTGCGCGGGAGGCCATCAAGCGGCAGCTGCGTCTGGAAAGCTTTGAGGAAATCAGGAGAAGGGTCCTGCCGGAAGCAGAAGCCCGCGGCTATTTTACCGATGAGGATGTATTCTCAACAACCTCATGA
- a CDS encoding putative toxin-antitoxin system toxin component, PIN family, which yields MDTNVLVSAVATRGLCADVFRSILAAHQLVVSLPLLDELKDVLQNKIGISPQVTSDYISLVTQDAMVSENTALADININDKDDILILSTALNAKAELFVTGDRELLNLEKIQSMRIMSPRKFWEEVIRPYARRSIE from the coding sequence GTGGATACCAATGTCCTTGTAAGCGCTGTGGCCACCCGCGGTCTGTGTGCTGATGTGTTTAGATCAATCCTGGCCGCCCATCAGCTCGTTGTCTCTTTGCCCCTGCTCGATGAATTAAAGGATGTCCTTCAAAATAAAATCGGGATTTCCCCTCAGGTCACATCCGATTATATTTCTCTGGTTACCCAGGATGCGATGGTATCTGAAAATACTGCGTTGGCAGATATCAATATAAATGATAAAGACGATATCCTTATCCTTTCCACTGCCCTAAACGCAAAAGCAGAACTTTTTGTAACCGGTGACCGGGAATTGCTCAATTTGGAAAAAATTCAGTCCATGCGAATCATGTCTCCCAGAAAATTTTGGGAGGAAGTGATACGTCCATATGCTCGTAGATCAATAGAGTGA
- a CDS encoding nucleotidyltransferase domain-containing protein — MNYLEILKKFAAKVRAVYPEARIMGFGSYPRGTAGKESDLDVCVVLKAFKPEDRFVISDLAWDVGFDCDILISTIVISEHEYENGAISTSPLIKSIRSEGVAAPSF, encoded by the coding sequence ATGAATTATTTAGAAATACTCAAAAAGTTTGCTGCCAAAGTAAGAGCCGTATATCCCGAAGCCCGTATTATGGGTTTTGGGTCATATCCAAGGGGAACAGCGGGAAAAGAATCGGACCTTGATGTGTGTGTTGTCCTGAAAGCGTTTAAACCTGAAGATCGTTTTGTAATCAGCGATTTGGCTTGGGATGTAGGGTTTGATTGTGATATTTTAATTTCTACAATAGTGATCTCTGAGCATGAGTACGAAAATGGCGCGATATCAACCAGCCCCCTTATTAAATCAATAAGATCCGAAGGAGTGGCTGCACCGTCTTTTTGA
- a CDS encoding type II toxin-antitoxin system VapC family toxin codes for MESVYIETTIISYLVSRPSRDILIAAHQQVTNEWWENRRQEFECFISQVVIDEIQAGDPQVAKKRLHEVINFRVLEATVEAEHLTREIIAAGVIPEKAVGDAAHIAIAAVNEMDYLLTWNCRHLANAQLIRKVSVICNKKGFNMPVICTPEELMGG; via the coding sequence ATGGAATCAGTTTATATTGAGACTACGATAATCAGCTATTTGGTTTCACGGCCAAGCCGTGATATTCTCATTGCCGCACACCAGCAAGTCACAAACGAATGGTGGGAGAATCGGCGTCAAGAATTTGAATGCTTCATTTCTCAAGTCGTCATTGATGAGATCCAGGCCGGTGATCCCCAAGTGGCGAAGAAAAGATTGCATGAAGTCATAAATTTCCGGGTTCTGGAAGCAACGGTTGAGGCTGAACATTTGACGCGCGAAATCATAGCTGCCGGAGTGATTCCGGAAAAAGCCGTCGGCGATGCCGCTCACATTGCGATTGCCGCTGTGAATGAAATGGATTATCTTCTTACATGGAATTGCAGACATTTAGCGAATGCCCAGCTTATTCGGAAGGTGTCGGTGATCTGCAATAAGAAAGGTTTCAATATGCCTGTAATATGCACACCGGAAGAATTGATGGGAGGATAA
- a CDS encoding AbrB/MazE/SpoVT family DNA-binding domain-containing protein, translated as MFKNLIVTGDTMNTIMKISPQGQIRIPKKILQSLKIMPGDYIEIDVENGQAVLKPRKLIDPGQAWYWSKEWQALEADADQAVQNNETSPTLHSAEKGIEWLNE; from the coding sequence ATGTTTAAAAATTTAATTGTAACAGGAGATACTATGAATACGATCATGAAAATAAGCCCTCAGGGTCAAATCCGAATCCCTAAAAAAATTTTGCAATCCCTTAAAATTATGCCCGGCGATTATATTGAAATTGATGTAGAAAATGGACAAGCGGTTCTGAAACCTCGAAAACTGATTGACCCCGGCCAGGCATGGTACTGGAGCAAGGAATGGCAGGCATTAGAAGCCGACGCGGATCAAGCGGTTCAAAATAACGAGACCTCGCCAACCCTCCACTCCGCGGAAAAAGGCATCGAATGGTTAAACGAGTAA
- a CDS encoding VWA domain-containing protein — MKTIPFTAINQLKFLSRMLLCVLVISGITACGGGGGGGGGGEGEYSLTGYSGVDPTDTENPYDLYTTFPWWVNFTFQVKNPDCEGVSGLSAGDFRVTEDGTELTPANTEMNVRQRHNLPSDYTYTFDTVLLLDNTPSQTGNLDLIKEAAQAVIDSLDEKRQQRVAIVAFDDNGDPFVKQEFTDDLSELNQCLITGEASEQNPDALQLATGTTDLYGAVIQGLSLWDDDTSPTGKDFRQGALVAVTDGKDTSNLNTLKDALLKRGRKPVYTVAVDSENIAENILADLEKLGSTGGFFPVAEPAREADEGYDKKENLSETLQEIQNRLLCFADGFYWLRYKSPSTSEDDNLNHTVNVSIIDNKNEGEGTELHGKFSSAEFFTGQEGVYLDASSSDPDGLDEISITVEPGQKDVTKDLKAVTIAEDKESASQFEWTSSDESVFTVASSGSSNSTGIITAKSGGQATLTVKDTATNQQTDVTVKIVINMESYEIIKRSTDSTAPWFADAAFQVRLKEDGDAINNQWTWVRDLIREDFSVYENGQLVNPEDAEINIRKRDAMPTDFTYTLKTVLLIDNTPSVGSSNLAYMKDAAKAYVENAFKIDPMLDADDEPQQEIAVWTFTEAGDPTVWQEFSTDPQELTDAIDRIRTGSGVTSFYAAMSDALNSWQSDYNIWQPANNNLQQGVLVALTDGYDSRAPGPSKDLVISERGQKQVITIGVGDDLISRVNVDELKEISNAGFYSVPDPGEETVIGKTKDGKNITQNALNFTLAMAHFQIVDYANSFYWLEYKSGVDPALDCSVRDTMKITIKNNANTSASGFLQGKFKSCEFVRLIPGKIYINPTAANPEGITITDTVELQITTLSGTDEIIGGDPSYDIQAITHQPADTPNYTWDVVEGNNIVVDVHENRYANYRATVRVNPDDRAEGPARVEINDTANNNPNPTQLKFFVNKVEISPIAYYPFNGNADDKSGNAYHGEVQGATLTADRFGNSNSAYQFDGNDDYIALNMFYGPDDGTSSWAGETIDETTVCAWVKSSSKNEQFIASFDRSDYWRLALKDTPAYGHNLGWDTAINQGEYDLFGTSGDYTDGKWHYICATYSSGVDGDNKKIYVDGEEVASTRANDAKPLGSGAVRYGFIGVGSEASKFDGAKMVPGSQWWNTLFKGTIDDVMIFHEELSSEEIRSLSQISQ, encoded by the coding sequence ATGAAGACAATCCCCTTTACAGCCATTAATCAATTAAAATTTTTAAGCCGGATGCTGCTCTGCGTCCTGGTCATCTCCGGCATCACCGCCTGCGGTGGCGGCGGTGGCGGCGGTGGCGGCGGCGAAGGCGAATACAGCCTCACCGGCTACTCCGGGGTCGATCCCACCGATACAGAAAATCCCTATGATTTATACACCACGTTCCCCTGGTGGGTGAATTTTACATTTCAGGTCAAAAATCCGGATTGTGAAGGCGTGAGCGGCCTATCCGCCGGTGATTTCCGCGTCACAGAAGACGGCACCGAACTTACGCCCGCAAACACGGAAATGAACGTCCGACAGCGCCACAACCTCCCGTCCGACTATACCTATACCTTTGATACCGTCCTTCTACTGGACAACACCCCCAGTCAGACCGGCAACCTCGATCTCATCAAGGAAGCCGCCCAGGCGGTGATCGACAGCCTGGATGAAAAACGCCAGCAGCGCGTGGCTATTGTGGCCTTTGATGATAACGGCGATCCGTTCGTCAAGCAGGAATTCACCGATGACTTAAGTGAGCTGAACCAGTGCCTGATCACCGGCGAGGCGTCAGAGCAAAACCCGGATGCCCTTCAGCTCGCCACCGGCACCACGGATTTATACGGCGCGGTCATCCAGGGCCTCTCCTTATGGGATGACGACACCAGCCCCACAGGCAAAGATTTCCGCCAGGGCGCCCTGGTTGCGGTCACAGACGGCAAGGACACCTCCAATCTTAATACCTTAAAAGATGCCCTGCTCAAACGCGGCAGAAAACCGGTCTACACCGTGGCCGTGGACTCTGAGAACATCGCGGAAAACATCCTGGCGGATCTCGAGAAGCTGGGCAGCACCGGCGGATTTTTTCCCGTGGCAGAACCCGCCCGCGAAGCAGACGAAGGCTATGACAAAAAGGAAAACCTGAGCGAAACCCTCCAGGAAATCCAGAACCGCCTGCTCTGCTTTGCAGACGGCTTCTACTGGCTGCGATACAAAAGCCCCTCCACCAGCGAGGACGACAATCTAAACCACACGGTCAACGTCTCAATCATTGATAACAAAAATGAAGGCGAGGGCACCGAGCTCCACGGTAAATTCAGCAGCGCCGAGTTCTTTACCGGCCAGGAAGGTGTTTATTTGGATGCCTCAAGCTCGGATCCGGACGGCCTGGATGAAATCTCCATTACCGTGGAGCCCGGGCAGAAAGATGTCACAAAGGACCTTAAAGCGGTCACCATTGCAGAGGACAAGGAAAGCGCCTCCCAGTTTGAATGGACCTCTTCGGATGAATCCGTGTTTACCGTGGCCTCATCCGGCAGCAGCAATTCAACCGGCATTATCACGGCAAAAAGCGGCGGCCAGGCCACCCTTACGGTAAAAGATACCGCCACCAACCAACAGACAGACGTCACCGTCAAAATCGTTATCAATATGGAATCCTACGAGATCATCAAACGTTCCACGGATTCCACGGCCCCCTGGTTTGCGGACGCCGCCTTCCAGGTCCGGCTAAAGGAAGACGGCGATGCCATCAACAACCAGTGGACATGGGTCAGGGACCTGATCCGGGAAGACTTCTCGGTTTATGAAAACGGTCAGCTTGTTAACCCGGAAGACGCCGAGATCAACATCAGAAAGCGCGACGCCATGCCCACGGACTTTACCTATACCCTGAAAACCGTGCTCTTGATCGACAACACCCCGAGCGTGGGCAGCAGCAACCTGGCCTATATGAAGGATGCAGCCAAGGCCTATGTGGAAAACGCTTTTAAAATCGACCCCATGCTGGATGCGGATGACGAGCCCCAGCAGGAAATCGCCGTGTGGACCTTTACCGAAGCCGGCGACCCCACTGTCTGGCAGGAATTTTCCACCGATCCGCAGGAGTTAACCGACGCCATCGACCGCATCCGCACGGGCTCAGGGGTCACAAGCTTCTATGCGGCCATGAGCGATGCCTTAAACTCCTGGCAGAGCGATTACAACATCTGGCAGCCCGCCAACAATAACCTCCAGCAGGGCGTTCTGGTGGCCCTGACAGACGGCTATGATTCCCGGGCCCCGGGCCCCTCCAAGGATTTGGTCATCAGCGAACGGGGCCAAAAGCAGGTGATCACCATCGGCGTGGGCGATGATCTGATCTCCAGAGTAAACGTTGATGAATTAAAGGAAATCAGCAACGCCGGGTTTTATTCCGTGCCCGACCCCGGCGAGGAAACCGTTATCGGCAAAACCAAGGACGGCAAGAATATCACCCAAAACGCCTTAAATTTTACCCTGGCGATGGCCCACTTCCAGATTGTGGATTATGCCAACAGCTTTTACTGGCTGGAATACAAAAGCGGGGTCGATCCCGCGCTAGACTGCAGCGTTCGGGATACCATGAAAATCACCATCAAAAACAACGCCAACACAAGCGCCAGCGGATTTTTACAGGGCAAGTTCAAATCCTGTGAGTTTGTCCGCCTGATCCCTGGTAAAATCTACATCAACCCCACGGCCGCCAATCCCGAAGGCATTACCATTACCGATACCGTGGAGCTGCAGATTACGACCCTGTCCGGCACAGACGAGATCATCGGCGGGGATCCCAGCTACGACATCCAGGCCATCACCCATCAGCCGGCGGATACGCCAAACTACACCTGGGATGTGGTTGAGGGAAACAACATTGTGGTTGATGTGCATGAGAACCGGTATGCCAACTACCGCGCCACCGTGCGGGTGAACCCGGACGACCGCGCCGAAGGCCCGGCCCGGGTTGAAATCAATGATACCGCCAACAACAATCCCAATCCTACCCAGCTGAAGTTTTTCGTCAACAAGGTTGAAATAAGCCCGATTGCCTATTACCCGTTCAACGGCAATGCCGATGACAAGTCCGGCAACGCCTATCATGGCGAGGTACAAGGCGCCACCCTGACCGCGGATCGATTCGGCAATTCAAACAGCGCGTATCAATTTGACGGCAACGACGATTATATCGCGTTAAATATGTTCTATGGCCCGGATGACGGCACCAGTTCATGGGCAGGTGAAACGATTGATGAAACCACTGTTTGCGCATGGGTGAAGTCGTCCTCAAAAAATGAGCAATTTATTGCCTCGTTTGATCGGTCTGATTACTGGCGCCTGGCATTAAAAGATACGCCCGCTTATGGCCATAATTTGGGCTGGGATACAGCTATAAATCAAGGCGAATATGATCTCTTCGGCACTTCCGGTGATTATACTGATGGAAAATGGCATTATATATGTGCGACTTATAGTTCAGGCGTTGATGGCGACAACAAGAAAATTTACGTTGACGGAGAAGAAGTGGCTTCTACCAGAGCCAATGATGCGAAGCCGCTGGGATCCGGTGCGGTAAGATATGGTTTTATCGGCGTCGGCTCCGAGGCATCCAAATTCGACGGAGCCAAGATGGTGCCGGGCAGTCAATGGTGGAACACCTTATTTAAAGGCACCATAGATGATGTGATGATTTTTCATGAAGAATTGTCTTCAGAAGAAATTAGGAGTCTAAGTCAGATTTCACAATAA
- a CDS encoding winged helix-turn-helix domain-containing protein, producing the protein MSDLFTGLITSKTRIRLIVRLFFNTQTRSYLRELARELNISSNAVREELNQLRAARLLNTSKSGRNVYYRANPDHPLFPELKSMVNKTIGMDRVIDGIVARLGDVEAAYLMDDYAEGKDTGIIDLLLIGNINRVHLDDLSRKTERYINRKIRTMAMTRQEFKSFEGNFKHRPSLLIWKSEKKGSSGKSE; encoded by the coding sequence ATGTCAGATTTATTTACAGGACTCATCACTTCCAAAACACGCATTCGGCTGATTGTCAGATTATTTTTTAACACGCAAACGCGTTCGTATCTGCGAGAATTAGCACGAGAGCTTAATATATCATCAAATGCGGTTCGGGAAGAGTTAAACCAGTTAAGAGCTGCCCGGCTTTTAAACACATCCAAAAGTGGCCGGAATGTTTATTACAGGGCCAATCCTGACCATCCTCTATTCCCTGAGCTCAAATCGATGGTGAACAAAACCATCGGCATGGACCGGGTCATTGATGGGATTGTTGCCAGACTGGGAGACGTGGAGGCAGCTTATTTGATGGACGATTATGCAGAGGGAAAAGATACCGGTATTATCGACTTACTGCTTATAGGAAATATAAACAGAGTTCACCTTGATGATTTGAGCAGAAAAACAGAACGGTATATTAATCGCAAGATCCGGACCATGGCTATGACAAGGCAGGAATTTAAGAGCTTTGAAGGGAATTTTAAGCATCGCCCCAGCTTGTTGATTTGGAAGAGCGAGAAAAAAGGCTCCTCAGGCAAATCTGAATAA
- a CDS encoding flippase — protein MSQPIAIKSFKKYFFNTGWLMADKVLRLFVGLFVGVYVARYLGPERFGLLSFALSFVALFGAFARLGLDNIVVRNVVIRPETRDELLGTAFGLRMIGGLILFGFVFFVIRLTDSDPLTRLLVMIIALGHILQAFQIFEFYFNSQVMARLVSIAGISGLLTSSAIKLILIWSGASLVWFAWVFVIEHGIKGIVLCTLYVKRRIPLKNWRFRLSQAKYLLKDSWPLILSGLVIMVYMRIDQVMIKQMLDADAVGHYAAAVRLSEAWYFVPMAITQSLFPAILSAKKQSEELYYTRLQQLYDLVVWLAIAIAIPVTFLGDWIVTLLFGVAYQQAGAVLAIHIWAGLFVAMGVASGRWLITENLQMISAKNAAIGSVVNVILNIFLIKCYGIIGAALSTVISYGCAAYFGLMLHKVSRINFYYLTNSFNFFRILRKLQN, from the coding sequence ATGTCACAACCGATAGCGATTAAAAGTTTTAAAAAATATTTTTTTAATACCGGCTGGCTGATGGCGGATAAGGTTTTACGGCTGTTTGTCGGCTTGTTTGTCGGTGTTTACGTCGCCCGCTACCTCGGGCCAGAACGTTTTGGACTTTTAAGCTTTGCCTTGAGTTTTGTGGCCCTTTTCGGCGCTTTTGCCAGGCTTGGCCTTGATAATATTGTTGTACGAAATGTGGTTATTAGGCCGGAAACCAGGGATGAGCTTTTGGGCACAGCCTTTGGTCTGCGGATGATTGGCGGCCTGATTCTTTTTGGATTTGTATTCTTTGTTATTCGTTTAACGGATAGCGACCCGCTGACCCGGCTCTTGGTCATGATTATCGCCCTTGGGCATATCCTGCAGGCTTTTCAGATCTTTGAATTTTATTTTAATTCCCAGGTAATGGCAAGGTTGGTATCTATTGCGGGCATCTCAGGGCTTCTCACATCTTCTGCCATCAAGTTGATTTTGATCTGGAGCGGGGCATCACTTGTGTGGTTTGCCTGGGTGTTCGTTATTGAGCATGGGATTAAAGGGATTGTGCTTTGTACACTATATGTAAAACGAAGAATCCCTCTGAAAAATTGGCGGTTTCGCCTCAGCCAGGCAAAATATTTGCTAAAAGATTCCTGGCCGCTGATTCTGTCAGGATTGGTGATCATGGTATACATGCGCATCGATCAGGTAATGATCAAGCAAATGCTGGACGCTGATGCTGTAGGGCATTATGCGGCTGCGGTCAGGTTATCCGAAGCCTGGTACTTTGTGCCCATGGCTATTACTCAATCGTTGTTTCCGGCGATATTAAGTGCGAAAAAGCAGAGCGAGGAACTATACTATACGCGTTTGCAGCAACTTTATGATTTAGTGGTGTGGCTTGCTATTGCTATAGCAATACCGGTTACTTTTTTAGGCGACTGGATAGTGACACTTTTATTCGGTGTAGCATATCAGCAGGCAGGTGCAGTATTGGCTATACATATTTGGGCTGGGTTGTTTGTTGCCATGGGTGTTGCAAGTGGCAGGTGGTTAATTACAGAAAATTTGCAAATGATATCAGCTAAAAATGCAGCGATTGGGTCGGTTGTAAATGTTATATTAAATATTTTTTTAATTAAATGTTATGGAATCATAGGCGCTGCATTATCTACTGTAATATCATATGGTTGTGCGGCTTATTTTGGGTTGATGTTGCATAAAGTAAGCAGAATTAATTTCTATTATTTGACTAACTCATTTAATTTTTTTAGAATTTTAAGAAAGTTGCAGAATTGA
- a CDS encoding FkbM family methyltransferase: protein MKKIIKENLLLNGVHKARSAIINFNNNYLDGYSKKSYSHEGEDMILRSMFEKQKNGFYIDVGAHHPKRFSNTYYFYKKGWRGINIDAMPGSMNLFKKIRKRDINLEIPISDKEETVNYYIFNELAANTFSDELAKEKLKNEGRYIRAEKYLKCKTMAQVLGEYLPVNQSIDFLSVDTEGYDLKVLKSNNWEKYVPECVLVEVIGLSIEDLINSELTHFMKDNGYVLFSKILNTIIYKKRISSL, encoded by the coding sequence TTGAAAAAAATAATAAAAGAAAATTTATTGTTGAACGGAGTCCATAAAGCACGAAGTGCTATTATCAATTTTAACAATAATTATTTGGATGGATATAGTAAAAAATCATATTCGCATGAAGGAGAGGATATGATTTTGAGAAGTATGTTCGAAAAGCAGAAAAATGGTTTTTATATCGATGTAGGCGCTCACCATCCAAAAAGATTTTCCAACACCTATTATTTTTATAAAAAAGGCTGGAGGGGCATCAATATTGACGCCATGCCTGGCAGTATGAATTTATTCAAAAAAATCAGAAAAAGGGATATAAATCTTGAAATTCCTATTTCGGACAAGGAAGAAACAGTAAATTACTATATTTTCAATGAACTAGCGGCAAATACTTTTAGTGATGAGCTTGCAAAAGAAAAACTGAAAAACGAGGGCCGTTACATTAGGGCAGAAAAATACTTAAAGTGTAAAACCATGGCACAAGTTTTGGGTGAATACTTGCCTGTTAATCAATCTATCGACTTTTTGAGTGTTGACACAGAAGGCTATGACTTAAAGGTGCTTAAATCAAACAATTGGGAAAAATATGTCCCCGAATGTGTCTTAGTCGAGGTTATAGGATTAAGCATAGAGGATTTAATTAATAGCGAACTGACGCACTTTATGAAAGATAATGGATACGTTTTGTTTTCTAAAATATTGAATACTATAATCTATAAAAAGAGAATTTCAAGTCTATGA
- a CDS encoding methyltransferase domain-containing protein, whose product MQRIINFKELCFFEVKSFLGRKLKMDKPKLNRGNNYLNLGCGDTIVCAYVNADFFYKFKFWKTYSRNIEWQLDLRYPLNCRNSIFEGIFTEHTLEHLYAFQVQCLLAELHRVLKPDCIIRITVPDLEKYVSFYTNNHADIDVEAYSKRFKSGCQAIRTLAQDNFHCSVWDFQELKTVMETVGFRDIQKKAYMAGEDPKLLLDKDGRRWETLYVEAKK is encoded by the coding sequence ATGCAAAGAATTATTAACTTTAAAGAACTGTGTTTTTTTGAGGTTAAGAGCTTTCTTGGAAGAAAGCTAAAAATGGATAAGCCTAAATTAAATAGAGGGAACAACTATTTAAATTTGGGTTGCGGGGACACTATCGTATGTGCCTATGTCAATGCTGACTTTTTTTATAAATTTAAATTTTGGAAAACATATAGCCGAAATATTGAATGGCAGCTTGATTTAAGATACCCGTTAAACTGCAGGAATAGTATTTTTGAGGGTATTTTTACCGAGCACACTTTGGAGCATTTATATGCTTTTCAAGTTCAATGCTTGCTTGCTGAGCTGCACAGGGTTTTGAAGCCCGATTGCATTATACGGATCACGGTTCCGGATCTTGAAAAATACGTTTCTTTCTATACTAACAATCATGCTGATATCGATGTTGAAGCTTATTCTAAAAGGTTTAAGAGCGGATGTCAGGCAATACGGACTCTCGCCCAGGATAATTTCCATTGCTCCGTTTGGGATTTTCAAGAATTAAAAACTGTCATGGAAACAGTCGGTTTCAGAGATATTCAAAAAAAAGCTTATATGGCAGGTGAGGACCCAAAACTGCTGTTGGATAAAGACGGCAGAAGATGGGAAACCTTATACGTGGAGGCTAAAAAGTGA